The Thermoflavifilum sp. genome contains a region encoding:
- a CDS encoding DUF3109 family protein, whose protein sequence is MIWIDDVLVEDEVVEAQFVCNLQACKGGCCVDGDAGAPLEVQEVEQIKQAYAQAKHFLPEDNRACIEHKGYVVQDPEFGLVTPLLPNGMCAYAFVENGIVKCAFEKAFLDGKTSFQKPLSCHLYPLRVRRLVHHTAILYEPRENLCKPACELGKKLGVPVFRFVKQALIRKFGEDFYQALEQVAEKYFQKKRH, encoded by the coding sequence ATGATCTGGATTGACGATGTGCTGGTAGAAGACGAAGTGGTAGAAGCGCAATTCGTTTGCAACCTCCAGGCCTGCAAGGGCGGATGTTGCGTGGACGGGGATGCCGGAGCCCCACTGGAAGTACAGGAAGTGGAGCAGATCAAGCAGGCTTATGCGCAGGCTAAACATTTTCTTCCGGAAGATAATCGGGCTTGCATTGAGCACAAAGGTTATGTCGTGCAAGACCCTGAATTTGGTTTGGTAACACCCCTGTTGCCGAATGGCATGTGTGCTTATGCATTCGTGGAAAATGGCATTGTAAAATGTGCTTTTGAAAAAGCTTTCCTCGATGGTAAAACTTCATTTCAAAAGCCCCTATCCTGTCATCTTTATCCTTTAAGGGTGCGCAGGCTTGTTCATCATACCGCTATATTGTACGAGCCCAGGGAAAATCTTTGCAAACCTGCCTGTGAACTGGGCAAAAAGCTGGGTGTGCCGGTATTTCGTTTTGTAAAACAGGCGTTGATTCGTAAGTTTGGAGAAGATTTCTATCAGGCACTGGAACAGGTTGCAGAAAAATATTTTCAAAAAAAGCGTCATTAA
- the purH gene encoding bifunctional phosphoribosylaminoimidazolecarboxamide formyltransferase/IMP cyclohydrolase: protein MHDLQVKRALISAYNKEGLDKICQRLHQLQVEIYSTGGTQQYIQQLHIPCHSIETLTGYPSILGGRVKTLHPAVFGGILARRNHPEDKQQIKDYDLTLFDLVIVDLYPFEETASSTQDESAIIEKIDIGGVSLIRAAAKNFNDVAVVASRQEYDQLLQWLTDQQGIIRYEQRKWLAARAFAHCTHYDLAITHYFEQFIDTGIFFAEASPSLVLRYGENPHQPARFFGNLHALFDQLHGKALSYNNLVDIHAACGLIAEFHETTFAIIKHTNACGVASRDTIFEAWKAALQGDPESAFGGILITNTPIDETTAASINEIFFEVCIAPEFTPGALDMLSKKKNRILLKQKAAIVSTTSFKTVLNGILQQEPDQINFQSWHEVTRPLTSEEKTDLIFANLVCKHLKSNAIALVKNKQLIGKGCGQTSRVDALRQAIEKAHQSGFDLHGAVMASDAFFPFDDCVRLAHQAGITAVIQPGGSIRDEDSIRFCKEHQMGMVITGTRHFLH, encoded by the coding sequence ATGCATGATCTTCAGGTAAAACGAGCTTTAATCTCGGCTTACAATAAGGAAGGACTCGATAAAATTTGTCAACGGTTGCACCAGCTTCAGGTGGAAATTTATTCTACCGGCGGCACACAGCAGTATATTCAGCAATTGCATATACCCTGTCATTCCATCGAAACGCTCACGGGTTATCCATCTATCCTGGGCGGCAGGGTTAAAACGCTTCATCCAGCGGTATTTGGCGGTATCTTAGCCAGAAGAAATCATCCTGAGGACAAACAGCAGATTAAAGATTATGACTTAACGCTTTTTGATCTGGTGATTGTGGATCTTTATCCTTTTGAAGAAACGGCATCCAGTACGCAAGATGAATCGGCCATCATCGAAAAAATTGATATCGGCGGTGTTTCTCTCATACGAGCTGCAGCAAAAAATTTTAATGATGTGGCCGTGGTGGCTTCTCGACAGGAATATGATCAACTCTTACAATGGTTGACCGATCAACAGGGTATTATCCGGTACGAGCAGCGAAAATGGTTGGCGGCACGTGCATTTGCACATTGCACGCATTATGATCTTGCCATTACACATTATTTTGAACAATTCATCGATACGGGGATTTTTTTCGCTGAAGCTTCTCCGTCACTTGTACTCCGTTATGGAGAGAACCCTCATCAGCCTGCTCGATTCTTCGGTAATCTACATGCGCTTTTTGATCAGTTACATGGAAAAGCTCTTTCTTACAATAATCTGGTTGATATACATGCTGCCTGCGGGCTGATTGCCGAATTCCACGAAACTACTTTTGCCATCATCAAGCACACCAATGCATGCGGTGTGGCATCGAGAGATACGATCTTTGAAGCCTGGAAGGCTGCACTGCAGGGCGATCCCGAGAGTGCTTTTGGAGGTATTTTAATTACCAATACACCGATAGATGAAACTACAGCCGCTTCCATAAACGAAATCTTTTTTGAAGTATGCATAGCTCCTGAGTTTACGCCCGGCGCACTGGACATGCTTTCAAAAAAGAAAAATCGAATTCTGCTGAAACAAAAAGCGGCTATCGTATCGACGACGAGTTTCAAAACCGTGCTGAATGGAATTTTACAGCAGGAACCCGATCAAATCAATTTTCAATCCTGGCATGAAGTCACCCGCCCGCTTACCTCGGAGGAAAAGACTGATTTAATTTTTGCTAACCTGGTGTGTAAACACCTGAAATCAAATGCTATAGCGCTTGTAAAAAATAAACAATTAATCGGAAAGGGATGCGGGCAGACCTCGCGCGTGGATGCCCTGCGACAGGCCATTGAGAAGGCCCATCAATCTGGATTTGATTTGCACGGAGCCGTGATGGCTTCCGATGCTTTCTTCCCCTTCGATGATTGCGTACGTCTGGCACATCAAGCAGGCATTACAGCCGTGATTCAGCCTGGTGGCTCGATTCGCGATGAAGATTCCATTCGTTTCTGCAAAGAACATCAGATGGGTATGGTTATCACCGGCACGCGTCATTTTCTTCACTGA
- the hemN gene encoding oxygen-independent coproporphyrinogen III oxidase: MLPISSIRPDLYQRYQYPVPRYTSYPPAPLFHQNWDEALWLKALSEAGWQEPEARWSLYVHLPFCDTLCYFCGCNMIISHHPGRVQQYLDFLQREVALWHSKLPEGHQVDQMHWGGGTPTHLTPSQLKMLADTIKAYFDFTAQAEISCEIDPRGLTPAHLEVLREAGFNRISMGVQDLQPKVQQAVNRIQPLALTEEVIGWIRDLGFQSLNIDLMYGLPYQTAASFRDTIQEIIRLRPDRIAVFHYAHLPHIKKHQALIDTATLPTSEEKMHMWLQTIDMLTSAGYVFIGLDHFALPDDELAVALRRKELYRNFQGYSTRAGTHLFGLGLTGISQLPAAYAQNQKTEQAYFQAIRANQIPTARGYLLTEDDQRRRDVIMQIMCHHEVHKQAWNEKFHLDFDAYFQAIEPDLQQLVYDGLITVDAEKIEVTPVGKLFLRQIAHTFDAYRQSAQQPVYSASL, translated from the coding sequence ATGCTTCCGATTTCCTCTATTCGACCTGATTTGTATCAACGATATCAATATCCAGTACCGCGCTATACCAGCTATCCTCCCGCACCATTATTTCACCAGAACTGGGATGAGGCATTGTGGTTGAAAGCGTTGTCGGAAGCGGGATGGCAGGAACCTGAGGCCCGATGGTCATTGTACGTCCATTTGCCTTTTTGCGATACCCTGTGTTATTTCTGTGGGTGCAATATGATCATCAGCCATCATCCCGGTCGTGTGCAGCAATACCTGGATTTTCTACAAAGGGAAGTGGCGTTGTGGCATAGCAAATTACCGGAGGGACATCAGGTTGACCAGATGCACTGGGGTGGAGGTACGCCCACCCATCTCACGCCTTCGCAACTGAAAATGCTGGCCGACACCATCAAAGCCTATTTTGATTTTACTGCACAGGCTGAAATCAGTTGTGAAATTGACCCCCGCGGCCTGACACCTGCACATCTCGAGGTTTTGAGAGAAGCAGGTTTCAACCGCATCAGTATGGGGGTACAGGACCTGCAGCCGAAAGTCCAGCAGGCGGTAAACCGTATTCAGCCTCTGGCATTAACCGAGGAAGTCATCGGCTGGATTCGTGATCTGGGATTTCAAAGCTTAAATATTGATTTAATGTATGGCTTGCCTTATCAGACGGCGGCTTCATTCCGTGATACCATTCAGGAAATCATTCGATTGAGGCCCGACCGGATAGCCGTTTTTCATTATGCGCATTTACCTCATATCAAAAAACATCAGGCTTTGATTGATACTGCTACATTACCCACATCGGAAGAGAAAATGCACATGTGGTTGCAGACGATTGATATGCTCACGTCAGCCGGATATGTATTCATTGGGCTGGATCATTTCGCTTTGCCCGATGATGAGCTTGCTGTGGCCTTGAGGCGCAAGGAGCTTTACCGGAATTTTCAGGGCTATAGCACAAGAGCGGGTACGCATTTGTTTGGTCTGGGCCTTACCGGTATCAGTCAGTTGCCCGCAGCGTATGCCCAGAATCAGAAAACAGAGCAGGCCTATTTTCAGGCCATCCGTGCTAACCAGATTCCTACTGCACGAGGATACCTGCTTACTGAAGATGATCAACGGAGAAGGGATGTGATCATGCAAATCATGTGTCATCATGAAGTGCATAAACAGGCGTGGAACGAGAAATTTCATCTGGATTTTGATGCCTATTTCCAGGCTATTGAACCCGATTTACAACAGCTGGTGTACGATGGGTTGATTACCGTCGATGCCGAAAAAATAGAGGTTACACCCGTGGGCAAGCTGTTTCTCCGGCAGATTGCCCATACATTCGATGCATATCGCCAATCGGCCCAACAGCCGGTTTATTCCGCTTCTTTGTAA
- the gldE gene encoding gliding motility-associated protein GldE, producing MDTYSGIIVRITMGVEQALPMQNITFFAILLVVLILISALISGAEVAFFTIGEKERNMLRVRQKPGARQAIKLLENPRLLQATLLLANYVINICVILIANYLIDLFINYKENLILSYIIKLLVILVIVVLFGEIIPRVYATQYNIRVVLSSAGVIHVLQRMLGFASSFIVKTSENIEATLQKTRETDFLEKEINEAVDATIDESASAEEKNILKGIIKFSNITVRQVMRARLDVKGIPYHLSFPEVVKQVATLHHARMPVYEDDLDHIRGILYSRDLLAYLNEGEQFDWHAILRPAYFVPEHKLIEDLLHEFQAKGIHFAVVVDEFGGTSGIVTLEDIVEEVIGDIRDEFDEEENGYTQIDADTFVFDGKMMLNDVCRIMDLSPDTFDDIKGASESLAGLVLEIARKFPESGEVLQWKDFEFTIMKIDRMRIQKIKVRKNPFPDE from the coding sequence ATGGATACATATTCCGGAATCATCGTGCGGATCACCATGGGTGTGGAACAGGCGTTGCCCATGCAAAATATTACCTTCTTTGCGATTTTACTGGTTGTGCTCATTCTTATTTCGGCCTTGATTTCAGGAGCGGAGGTGGCTTTCTTTACCATCGGGGAAAAAGAACGGAATATGCTTCGTGTCAGGCAAAAGCCGGGTGCCAGGCAGGCCATTAAACTTCTGGAAAACCCACGCCTGTTGCAGGCAACGCTGTTGCTTGCCAATTATGTCATTAACATTTGTGTGATTCTTATTGCCAATTACCTGATTGATTTATTTATCAATTACAAAGAAAACCTCATTCTTTCTTATATCATCAAGCTGCTGGTTATTCTGGTGATTGTGGTGTTGTTCGGTGAAATCATCCCCCGTGTGTATGCTACACAATACAATATTCGTGTGGTGTTGTCCAGTGCGGGTGTAATCCATGTGTTGCAGCGTATGTTGGGGTTTGCAAGCAGCTTCATCGTGAAAACATCGGAAAATATTGAAGCCACATTACAGAAAACAAGGGAAACTGATTTTCTGGAAAAAGAAATCAACGAAGCTGTTGATGCCACTATAGATGAAAGCGCATCTGCTGAAGAAAAAAATATTTTGAAAGGCATTATCAAATTCAGCAACATCACCGTCAGGCAAGTCATGCGTGCAAGGCTCGATGTGAAAGGCATACCCTATCATTTGTCATTTCCTGAGGTGGTGAAACAGGTAGCCACATTGCATCATGCGCGGATGCCCGTTTATGAAGATGATCTGGATCATATCAGAGGCATCCTGTATTCGCGTGATTTACTGGCTTATTTAAATGAAGGTGAGCAATTTGATTGGCATGCCATTCTTCGGCCGGCATATTTTGTTCCGGAGCATAAACTGATTGAAGATTTGTTGCATGAATTTCAAGCTAAAGGGATACATTTTGCAGTTGTGGTTGATGAGTTTGGAGGCACTTCGGGTATCGTTACGCTGGAAGACATTGTGGAAGAAGTTATCGGCGATATCCGCGATGAATTTGATGAAGAAGAAAACGGGTATACGCAGATTGATGCAGATACTTTTGTGTTCGATGGGAAAATGATGTTGAACGACGTGTGCCGTATCATGGATCTTTCGCCCGATACTTTTGACGACATAAAAGGAGCAAGCGAATCACTTGCAGGACTGGTGCTGGAGATTGCTCGAAAATTTCCGGAATCAGGCGAGGTATTGCAATGGAAGGATTTTGAATTCACCATCATGAAAATCGATCGGATGCGCATTCAGAAAATCAAGGTTAGAAAAAATCCATTTCCGGATGAATGA
- the hemG gene encoding protoporphyrinogen oxidase: protein MHKPVIILGAGITGLALGYFLQQRGIDFLILEKDARPGGHIRSFREGPYLMDVGPNSLQAQHPHVQQLIDELNLQAQQVFARPTASKRYVFRKGRLHPIPMDPKALLSSRLLSFQAKWQLLKEPFIKPDKQQTAESIASFTRRRLGEEWLDYVVNPFVGGVFAGDPERLHLRSAFPMIYRLEQEFGSLLKGMKRLAREKKNTAGHRGGLFSFQSGMQTLPDVLYVRLREQVLLQTAAVSIHRRSAGFELVCTGSSGKEVFTCDRLVSTIPAYAAADLLDEAFAWVKPHLRAIIYPPVMVVFATYPRKAIRQPLDGFGFLVPAKENLSFLGAIWNSAIFPERSPDDQAAFTLFAGGMRHPEIAGAAHPAWVARMLKEFEQIMGIDHPPVFARQWFWQQAIPQYDLYYPEHELAFQKLEQQNPGLYLAGNYRGGISVGNCVVSAYELAEHIASRLKD from the coding sequence ATGCACAAACCGGTCATCATTCTGGGTGCAGGGATTACGGGACTTGCGCTGGGTTATTTTCTGCAGCAACGGGGAATAGATTTTCTCATACTGGAAAAAGATGCCCGGCCCGGAGGGCATATCCGCAGTTTTCGAGAAGGCCCCTATCTGATGGATGTTGGTCCGAACAGCCTGCAGGCGCAACATCCTCATGTTCAGCAGCTGATTGATGAACTGAATTTACAGGCTCAGCAGGTATTTGCCAGACCAACGGCCAGCAAGCGATATGTTTTTCGAAAGGGGAGGCTGCATCCCATTCCGATGGATCCGAAAGCGTTATTGTCCAGTCGGCTGCTATCTTTTCAGGCAAAATGGCAATTGTTGAAAGAGCCCTTTATCAAACCGGATAAGCAACAAACGGCCGAATCGATCGCCAGCTTCACCCGTCGCCGGTTGGGAGAGGAGTGGCTGGATTATGTCGTGAATCCCTTTGTGGGCGGTGTTTTTGCGGGTGATCCCGAACGGCTGCATCTGCGCTCGGCCTTCCCGATGATATACAGGCTGGAACAGGAATTCGGAAGCCTGTTGAAGGGCATGAAGCGACTCGCCAGGGAAAAGAAAAATACGGCCGGGCATCGAGGGGGCTTATTCAGTTTTCAATCGGGTATGCAAACTTTGCCCGATGTGCTTTATGTCCGGTTGCGTGAACAAGTGCTCCTGCAAACGGCTGCCGTGTCGATTCATCGCCGTTCAGCAGGCTTTGAACTGGTATGTACGGGAAGTTCGGGAAAAGAAGTATTTACCTGTGACAGGCTTGTTTCCACAATACCGGCTTACGCTGCAGCGGATTTACTTGATGAGGCATTTGCCTGGGTGAAACCGCATCTCCGGGCAATAATCTATCCACCGGTGATGGTGGTATTTGCAACCTATCCGCGAAAGGCTATACGCCAGCCATTGGATGGATTTGGTTTTCTGGTTCCTGCAAAGGAAAACCTTTCTTTTTTAGGTGCCATCTGGAATTCGGCTATTTTTCCCGAACGATCACCTGATGATCAGGCGGCTTTTACCTTGTTTGCCGGCGGAATGCGCCATCCTGAAATAGCAGGTGCTGCACACCCGGCATGGGTTGCCCGTATGTTGAAAGAATTTGAGCAGATTATGGGCATCGATCACCCCCCTGTTTTTGCCCGACAATGGTTCTGGCAACAAGCCATTCCGCAGTACGACCTCTATTATCCCGAACATGAACTGGCTTTTCAAAAGCTGGAACAGCAAAATCCCGGATTATATCTGGCTGGTAATTACCGGGGAGGTATTTCTGTAGGGAATTGTGTGGTATCGGCGTATGAGCTGGCAGAACACATAGCCAGCAGACTCAAAGACTAA
- a CDS encoding DUF4399 domain-containing protein, with the protein MSRLYFLFCSILLIPAFVACHHTTQQAQSTNSAVQAPSQPTEQALPAVPAGAKVYFKNLKDGQVVQNPIRVEMGVLGMRVDSAGLVREGSGHHHLLIDDGDSIPTGQVIPKDSTHLHFGNAQTEAVLQLPPGTHKLTLQFADGMHRSYGQQMAASITIQVKK; encoded by the coding sequence ATGAGCAGGTTATATTTTCTTTTCTGCAGCATATTGCTGATTCCGGCATTTGTGGCCTGTCATCACACCACACAGCAGGCGCAATCTACAAACAGTGCAGTTCAGGCCCCATCCCAGCCCACCGAGCAAGCATTACCGGCTGTGCCGGCGGGAGCAAAAGTGTATTTTAAAAATTTAAAAGATGGACAGGTTGTGCAAAATCCTATTCGGGTGGAGATGGGCGTACTGGGTATGCGTGTGGATTCGGCCGGGCTTGTGCGGGAAGGTTCAGGACATCATCATCTGCTGATCGATGATGGCGATTCTATTCCTACAGGCCAGGTGATTCCGAAAGATTCCACGCATTTGCATTTTGGAAATGCACAGACCGAAGCCGTTTTGCAATTACCACCCGGAACGCACAAGCTTACCCTGCAATTTGCCGATGGCATGCACCGCTCCTATGGGCAACAAATGGCGGCTTCTATTACGATTCAGGTGAAAAAATAA
- a CDS encoding LutB/LldF family L-lactate oxidation iron-sulfur protein: MNEQLATFLAKSEVKAFDLDHRRKINFNIGKYNQAFQQGRLQFTDLTTARERAKNIKWRAVEQLDVLLEHFEAQFTRRGGKVIWAEDGEQACKEILRICQQKQAKKIVKSKSMVTEEIHLNEFLAEHDIESIESDLGEYIQQLDGEPPYHIVTPAMHKSKDDIARLFSNKLGTPANLSAEELTMVARRQLREQFIKADIGITGANFILADIGGIAITENEGNARLTTTLPRVHIAIAGIEKVLPSYQDLALFWPLLATFGTGQTITVYNTILTGPRLPGEADGPEEMYVILLDNGRTRILHDVQVRESLYCIRCGACLNACPVYKNIGGHTYGTTYSGPIGSVISPHLKGMQEYKHLSYASSLCAGCTAVCPVRINIHELLLVNRHEAVEAHYTSGSEKLAWYFWKQACLSRKIMNMAGAKTKNFVLRKFFRKSWDDRRELPVFAPHSFHELWKQRRGEHSGKSSIS; the protein is encoded by the coding sequence ATGAATGAGCAACTGGCTACATTCCTCGCTAAAAGCGAGGTAAAGGCATTCGATCTGGATCATCGGAGAAAGATTAACTTCAATATTGGAAAATACAATCAGGCCTTTCAGCAAGGCAGATTACAATTTACGGATTTAACCACGGCGCGTGAACGCGCTAAAAATATCAAATGGCGGGCTGTTGAACAACTGGATGTGTTGCTGGAGCATTTTGAAGCACAATTCACTCGTCGGGGCGGCAAAGTCATCTGGGCGGAAGATGGTGAACAGGCCTGTAAAGAAATTTTACGCATCTGTCAACAAAAGCAGGCTAAAAAAATCGTGAAGAGTAAATCGATGGTTACGGAAGAAATTCATTTAAATGAATTTCTGGCCGAACACGATATTGAGTCGATAGAGTCTGATCTGGGTGAATATATCCAGCAATTAGACGGCGAGCCACCCTATCATATTGTAACACCGGCCATGCACAAAAGTAAGGATGACATTGCTCGTCTGTTCAGCAATAAACTGGGCACACCGGCAAACCTTTCCGCCGAGGAGCTAACCATGGTGGCGCGTCGCCAGCTTCGCGAACAATTCATCAAAGCCGATATCGGGATCACGGGAGCCAATTTTATTCTGGCCGATATCGGGGGAATTGCAATTACAGAAAACGAGGGCAATGCGAGGCTAACGACCACGTTACCCCGGGTACATATTGCAATTGCGGGAATTGAAAAAGTCTTGCCGTCATATCAGGATCTGGCATTATTCTGGCCACTGCTGGCCACTTTCGGCACCGGACAAACCATTACGGTATACAACACCATCCTCACGGGTCCACGGTTGCCAGGCGAAGCCGACGGTCCGGAGGAAATGTATGTGATATTACTGGATAACGGCCGCACACGTATCCTGCACGATGTTCAGGTCAGGGAAAGCCTGTATTGTATCCGCTGTGGAGCCTGTTTGAATGCTTGTCCAGTGTATAAAAACATAGGTGGACATACTTACGGCACCACTTACAGTGGCCCCATCGGATCTGTCATCAGTCCGCATCTTAAAGGAATGCAGGAATACAAACACTTAAGTTATGCTTCATCCCTCTGTGCTGGCTGTACGGCAGTATGCCCCGTGCGCATCAATATTCATGAACTCTTACTGGTGAACAGGCATGAAGCCGTAGAAGCACATTACACCAGCGGAAGCGAAAAGCTTGCCTGGTATTTCTGGAAACAGGCCTGCCTGAGCCGCAAAATCATGAACATGGCCGGTGCCAAAACCAAAAATTTTGTACTGCGAAAGTTTTTTCGAAAAAGCTGGGACGATAGAAGAGAATTGCCGGTATTTGCTCCGCATTCCTTTCATGAGCTATGGAAACAGCGGCGGGGTGAACATTCAGGGAAATCCTCCATTTCTTAA